A single Diachasmimorpha longicaudata isolate KC_UGA_2023 chromosome 10, iyDiaLong2, whole genome shotgun sequence DNA region contains:
- the Mtp gene encoding microsomal triacylglycerol transfer protein, with protein sequence MPGETVLTVIVCLLILLGPTCQSAPAAVVASKGWTIGNGIEYHLTTIVLSRESGAPKSGGDVGFQFTGDLRVAAVWSDPKDLDVQLLEIKLLTSQLYIKSRKAPEPEGFVEHSSKIDDIPQHPIYVLWKNGEILKVFLSPDETISSANFKRGLASLFQYRTVDGDYREHDASGICNVTYESRGPHVIAKSKNHCEAINLSPRAQHPSPVLGVNLDSSRFATYTLDPSLLPVKIEETEIHEVTLQAKPEVGATVTSQRILQETQRVTAARIDGRSVRDAIVHLQPGYKEVDINLQVELITCPESGCPTLEEIIEQNREALEISAIGSAKSAAAFLKLIPLVRDASADDLVKILKSPRYLQLKTQLLDVLGSACTPATHQAAMKLLRQDETGDDTERYLWALSMSPVPHPDIIKDVLKRSEETLQNQRVSETLALTAAAMARQLDVSVIKEKVRVSLELGLDTCTGDDCRLKFLRALKNLRSKASLPVLTSYAINGTKATSVAAWRALGALDSKHITEKLKIAAKRTFFQIGGPKRDSSARTLAADIILENEPSIEDLRHFLEYLTTTDSMYEVRRYLSQRLEQLAEKNSIFREKFNAAIDAEAKRVKNYNVLAHRGLSTAFTRPFLTSAASNGSLVTVQEVNSGLLKRGVVDVVMQTGPHEEALFSLGLFAGGLGSFMSSNSQEETDDEEVATAGMEIGILGVGIRPFVFFSGQGELMGHVWSGTASERTSAFQTIASLHRHRELVPLSVGFIAEIDVEGAVSFDLAGQIQLSLWSRNAQSLVEMGAGVVVKGGFRIKSDFVLSNSEFALILEPKLELSTDVDFSGPVSLCMRLMQPDVSAVHQIYKIERIPGSKHRLRKTRRVVVPTPARSYLLNKKNNEMCSKVFS encoded by the exons ATGCCAGGGGAGACTGTCCTCACTGTCATCGTCTGTTTACTCATTCTATTGG gtcCCACGTGTCAGTCGGCGCCAG CTGCGGTGGTTGCATCTAAAGGATGGACCATTGGTAATGGAATTGAATACCATTTGACAACAATTGTTCTGTCGAGAGAGTCTGGTGCACCGAAGTCCGGTGGTGATGTTGGATTTCAATTCACCGGCGACTTGCGTGTCGCGGCTGTTTGGAGTGATCCTAAGGATTTGGATGTACAACTTCTCGAAATTAAG ctACTCACCTCTCAGCTGTACATTAAATCGCGAAAGGCCCCGGAGCCGGAAGGATTCGTCGAGCACTCATCGAAGATTGACGACATCCCGCAGCACCCGATCTACGTTCTCTGGAAGAACGGTGAGATTCTGAAGGTGTTCCTCAGCCCCGACGAGACAATCTCCTCCGCGAACTTCAAACGCGGACTGGCAAGTCTCTTTCAAtacagaaccgttgatggagACTACCGGGAGCACGATGCCTCTGGCATCTGCAACGTCACCTACGAGTCTCGCGGTCCTCATGTGATTgcaaaatccaaaaatcacTGCGAAGCGATCAATCTATCGCCACGTGCTCAGCATCCTAGTCCCGTCCTGGGAGTTAACTTAGACAGCTCTAGGTTCGCCACCTACACGCTAGACCCTTCACTCCTGCCAGTGAAGATTGAAGAGACTGAAATTCACGAGGTGACGCTCCAGGCGAAGCCCGAAGTCGGCGCAACCGTCACTAGTCAGAGGATCCTCCAAGAAACGCAAAGAGTGACGGCTGCGAGGATTGATGGTAGGAGTGTCAGGGATGCCATTGTTCATCTGCAACCTGGCTACAAGGAAGTGGATATCAATCTTCAGGTGGAGCTGATCACGTGTCCTGAATCTGGTTGTCCAACG TTGGAAGAAATAATCGAGCAGAACCGCGAAGCCCTAGAGATTTCCGCCATCGGAAGCGCAAAATCTGCCGCCGCCTTTTTGAAACTCATTCCCCTAGTGCGCGACGCATCGGCAGACGATCTGGTAAAAATTCTGAAGAGCCCGCGTTATCTCCAGCTGAAGACCCAACTGCTGGACGTCCTTGGATCAGCATGCACTCCCGCCACTCATCAGGCAGCCATGAAGCTCCTCCGTCAGGACGAAACGGGCGACGACACTGAGCGTTATCTGTGGGCATTGTCCATGTCCCCAGTCCCTCACCCAGACATTATCAAAGACGTCCTCAAGCGTTCTGAGGAGACGCTCCAAAACCAACGAGTATCGGAAACCCTAGCGCTCACTGCGGCGGCCATGGCGAGACAACTTGATGTGTCCGTGATAAAGGAGAAGGTTCGTGTCAGCCTGGAGCTTGGACTAGACACCTGCACCGGGGATGACTGCCGTCTAAAGTTCCTGCGGGCCCTTAAGAACCTCAGGAGCAAGGCTTCCCTTCCTGTCTTGACGTCCTACGCCATCAATGGAACGAAAGCCACAAGTGTTGCAGCCTGGCGAGCCCTGGGTGCCCTCGACTCCAAACACATCACCGAAAAGCTCAAAATCGCGGCCAAGAGGACGTTCTTTCAAATTGGCGGGCCCAAGAGAGACAGCAGCGCTAGAACCCTCGCTGCAGACATCATCCTCGAGAACGAGCCATCGATTGAGGATCTCAGGCACTTCTTGGAGTACCTCACCACCACTGACTCCATGTATGAAGTCAGGAGGTACCTCAGCCAAAGGCTAGAGCAGCTGGCGGAGAAGAACTCCATCTTTCGTGAGAAATTCAATGCCGCGATCGACGCAGAAGCTAAGAGGGTCAAAAACTATAACGTCCTGGCCCATCGGGGACTCAGCACCGCATTCACGAGACCTTTTCTGACGTCCGCTGCGAGTAATGGATCTCTGGTGACAGTTCAGGAAGTGAATTCCGGACTTTTAAAGCGAGGAGTCGTTGATGTCGTCATGCAAACTGGTCCTCATGAGGAGGCGCTCTTCTCCCTGGGCCTTTTTGCCGGTGGTCTCGGCAGTTTTATGTCCTCAAACTCTCAAGAGGAAACGGACGATGAGGAGGTCGCCACGGCGGGCATGGAAATCGGCATCCTCGGAGTGGGAATTAGACCCTTCGTTTTCTTCTCGGGACAGGGAGAGCTGATGGGTCACGTGTGGTCGGGAACAGCATCGGAGAGGACCTCGGCCTTCCAAACAATTGCTAGTCTCCATCGGCACCGGGAACTCGTGCCACTGAGTGTCGGCTTCATCGCGGAGATTGACGTGGAAGGGGCTGTAAGCTTTGACCTCGCTGGACAAATTCAACTATCCCTCTGGTCTAGAAATGCTCAGTCTCTCGTGGAAATGGGGGCAGGGGTTGTGGTGAAGGGAGGCTTCAGAATTAAGTCTGACTTTGTATTGAGTAATTCCGAATTTGCATTGATCCTGGAACCCAAATTGGAGCTATCAACTGATGTTGATTTCTCCGGACCCGTCAGCCTCTGCATGAGACTTATGCAGCCAGATGTCTCCGCCGTACACCAGATTTATAAAATTGAGAGGATACCCGGTAGCAAGCACCGGCTCCGGAAGACGAGGAGGGTCGTTGTACCGACCCCGGCCAGATCATATTTGCTCAACAAGAAGAACAACGAAATGTGCTCGAAGGTATTTAGTTAG
- the LOC135166526 gene encoding uncharacterized protein LOC135166526 isoform X2 gives MTSPPIKYTTNRAIDHFNVAATLMKIIGYVDSIEDLRELPKSPSKWIYKCILNNNDGRRVRILCSGDDALKYKDEIKMYQIIKITGGIIKAANPQYRRSTDTVSDKEFQFARRSTFDIFGTFNITNGADNGRSKVISYKKLRWRTFVLLAGQSRSLDGSKSHSEALPRN, from the exons ATGACATCTCCACCTATTAAATATACGACCAACAGAGCCATTGATCATTTCAATGTTGCAGCTACACTCAT gaaAATCATCGGCTACGTCGACAGCATTGAAGACCTGAGAGAGTTGCCAAAGTCTCCATCTAAGTGGATTTACAAGtgcattttaaataacaatgatgGCAGAAGGGTTCGCATACTTTGCTCGGGGGATGATGCTCTCAAATACAAGGATGAGATCAAGATGTATCAG ataataaaaatcactggaggGATTATTAAAGCGGCCAATCCACAGTATCGGCGATCAACGGACACTGTGAGcgacaaagaatttcaatttgcacGTAGGAGCACTTTCGACATCTTTGGCACATTTAACATTACGAATGGAGCTGACAATGGAAGGTCGAAGGTCatctcatataaaaaattgagatggagAACGTTTGTGCTGCTCGCGGGCCAGTCCAGATCACTGGATGGCTCAAAGAGCCATTCAGAAGCATTACCACG aaactGA
- the LOC135166526 gene encoding uncharacterized protein LOC135166526 isoform X1, with product MTSPPIKYTTNRAIDHFNVAATLMKIIGYVDSIEDLRELPKSPSKWIYKCILNNNDGRRVRILCSGDDALKYKDEIKMYQIIKITGGIIKAANPQYRRSTDTVSDKEFQFARRSTFDIFGTFNITNGADNGRSKVISYKKLRWRTFVLLAGQSRSLDGSKSHSEALPRPD from the exons ATGACATCTCCACCTATTAAATATACGACCAACAGAGCCATTGATCATTTCAATGTTGCAGCTACACTCAT gaaAATCATCGGCTACGTCGACAGCATTGAAGACCTGAGAGAGTTGCCAAAGTCTCCATCTAAGTGGATTTACAAGtgcattttaaataacaatgatgGCAGAAGGGTTCGCATACTTTGCTCGGGGGATGATGCTCTCAAATACAAGGATGAGATCAAGATGTATCAG ataataaaaatcactggaggGATTATTAAAGCGGCCAATCCACAGTATCGGCGATCAACGGACACTGTGAGcgacaaagaatttcaatttgcacGTAGGAGCACTTTCGACATCTTTGGCACATTTAACATTACGAATGGAGCTGACAATGGAAGGTCGAAGGTCatctcatataaaaaattgagatggagAACGTTTGTGCTGCTCGCGGGCCAGTCCAGATCACTGGATGGCTCAAAGAGCCATTCAGAAGCATTACCACG TCCTGACTGA
- the LOC135166526 gene encoding uncharacterized protein LOC135166526 isoform X3: protein MTSPPIKYTTNRAIDHFNVAATLMKIIGYVDSIEDLRELPKSPSKWIYKCILNNNDGRRVRILCSGDDALKYKDEIKMYQGTLREKKYQRINNINAQFSFLDNKNHWRDY, encoded by the exons ATGACATCTCCACCTATTAAATATACGACCAACAGAGCCATTGATCATTTCAATGTTGCAGCTACACTCAT gaaAATCATCGGCTACGTCGACAGCATTGAAGACCTGAGAGAGTTGCCAAAGTCTCCATCTAAGTGGATTTACAAGtgcattttaaataacaatgatgGCAGAAGGGTTCGCATACTTTGCTCGGGGGATGATGCTCTCAAATACAAGGATGAGATCAAGATGTATCAG ggaaccttgagggaaaaaaaatatcaacgaataaataacataaatgccCAGTTCAGTTTTCTAG ataataaaaatcactggaggGATTATTAA